CGCTGGGCTGCAAAGCCCTAGCGCCCACCCGTGGTGTCTTAGCGACTGACGGTGAAGCCTGCCGTCTGGTCAAAGTAGTAGTTTTTGTTGATGGTTATGACGACCGCCAACTGGCACCTAGCGTAGCACTCGACGTGCGGATAGATGACATGCCACCGACCCTTGCGCAGTTCACCGCCAGACCAGTAGTCTGTGGTCGCTCCGTCTAGATAGCGCATTGAGTGCAAATGTAGCTCGATGCCACGCACTTTGCGTGACTTCACAAGCGTTTTGACCGCGGTGACGCGATCGTTACCCTTGTGGCGAACAACACACAGCTTGACCCAAACCCTGACACTTTCGTGAAAGACTGTATCTACGTATTGATCGTAGATCTTCCACTTGCGTGTTGGGCAACCAGCGCTGCTCACGTACGCAGGTTGTGCGCTGGCACTCACTCTGCTTAGCGGTGCAGACATTGCACTCGCAGGCGCAACCGTGCCCACGAGCAAAACAACGCTCGCAAACACAATCTTGGCGATGGTAACCACTCTACATCACTCCCTCTATGATGGACGTGTTAAGACTTAACTACTTAAACATATTTTTATGCTTTTGTCTATATCTTTAGCAGGTAAAAACGTTCGATATTGCCCTTTGCGCCTTTTATATCTGAATCTGCTTTATGTAACACAATAAAATACTGCTTCACCCACGTTTCAAAATCACGCAAAATGCGGCGGCGCATAGCATCATTTTTTATCACACCGTGGTGTTTACTACCTGCCCCGGCTTCGAACTGTGGCTTACACATGGCTACCACCAGTGTTTTTTTAGAAATTATCGTAGCGATATGCGGTAAAACGTCGCGCAAGCTGATAAACGAAACATCAATAACAACCACGTCTATGTGTTCTGTGGGCTTAAAATTTCGTATATCAGTTTGTTCGTGAAGACTAATTTTTGTGTTACCGCGCAAACTTGGGTGCAGCTGTTGCGTACCTACATCTACAGCGAATACTTTTTTTGCACCATGTTGCAATGCGTAATCTGTAAAACCACCGGTACTGCTGCCGACATCCAGTACAACTTTGCCATTAAAATCAAGTTTTAGCAGCTGCGCGACACTAGCCAGTTTAAGGCCTGCCCGGCTCACGTATATCTCTTTTGCAATATTAGTAATCACAGCGCTAGGCGCTACAAAATACCCGGGCTTTTGGATAACTTTTTTATCTACCTGAATATAGCCAAGTCGAATACTATTTTCTGCCTGAGAACGCGTTAAGGCAAGATCGCGGCTGACGACTGCTTGGTCTAAGCGTTGCTTGGCTTGGGACATGCGCGCTCCTTGCTCTTTAAAGGCTGCCTATAGCAACCTATTTCTCACCACGTTCTGGTCTGTCGCCTAGTGATGGTTCGTCATCACCTAGTAGACGTACTTTTAAATCTGCTGTTATGGCTTGCATGCGGCCAAAGACAGATTCTACAGCGGAGCTCCCAAGATCACTGACGGTTGTATACGCATTTTTTGAACGTTCCTGTACTGTGCTTGTTGTGGCAGTGGCTTTATCTACGACTGTATCTGTCGCAGTTTTAGCGGTATCTGTTACTACACCTGCTTGCTCTACAATAAAACTACGGAGCTTACCTAGTGTTGATTCGGCTTTTTCTGTTATGTTAAATGACTTTGCGTCCCATGGTAACCCTAAAAAATCACGTTTATTTCTTTCGCTCACGATATGCTCCTGTTTCAGTATCTATTGATAAAATGTCGCCCTGCTTAATAAAAGCAGGTACTTTGACTATTATACCTGTTTCTAACGTAGCGTCTTTTAAAACACTGCTTGTTGTGTCGCCTTTTACAACGTCTTCTGTGTAGGTAACCGCCAAATAGACATTTTTTGGTAGTTCTATGCTAATAACGCGCCCATCAAATGACTGCGCTTTTACTTTATCGCCCTCTTTTAGGTAGCCTGTTTGGCCCTCGAGCATATCTGCACGAATTTCTATCTGCTCAAAGCTGTCGTCATCCATAAAAAAATAGGTTTGGGCGTCGTTATACAAATATTGAACATTTTTGTAGCTAATATCTGCTGGCTCAATAGCTTCGTTGCCTTTAAAGGTCTTTTGCAACACCTTGCCGTCTATAAGGCTTTTTATACGCACATTAACAATTGAGCCACCACGACCCATAACTTTTTGCCCGTATTCGAGTACTTTATATGGGTGGCCGTCCATCTGAAAAACAGCTCCCTTTTTTAAATCGGTTATTCCCATTTGTTAGATTATAGAAATTTGATGATAGATAATAGAATCTACTACCTAATTTCTTTCTCCTTTCTTATGATTAACTAGTTGCAAACGAACCTACATTTTATAAATAGAGACACATTGCTCGTATAGGCTATTCATATTTGATTCGCTAATATAACCTATGCCCCTAGCAATGAGAATCTGGTTCTCTGGTTCCGTCAATAATCCGTTGGCCATAGCGTAAAATTGATCATTTTCCTTGTAAGATTTTCTTCCAAAGCCTTCGGCGATGTTAGAACAAACCGAGACAGATGCTCTTTGCATTTGGCTAGAAAGGCCATACTGTTCATGTTTAGTAAAAAACTAGAAGTTACTTTGTAGATATGAACTGATAGGTGGTAAGTAGATTGCCATACACGCAAATCGCGAAATGACTTTATTCTGACACTTCTATCGGCCATAATCTATAATCCTGTATCTACATTTATTTGTTGGCTACAAAAGGTAGCAGCGCAATGTGGCGAGCTTGCTTGATAGCTCGGGCCAATCGGCGTTGTTGCATTTCTGTTAAGCCAGAACGCTTGCGGCCTTCTATTTGGCCAAACTGGTTGGTAAAGCGCTGTAAGGTCTTTACATCTTTATAATCAAAATAAATTGCGCCGGTAATTGGCTTTCTTTTTGGCTTTGCCATAAAATTTCTCCTCCTGAATTATTAGGTTTTAGGTTCTAGGTTTTAGGTTCTATTGTATTACTATAACCTGCAACCTTGCCCCTTTAACCTATACTTATTAAAATGGGATTTCTGATAAATCAATTGGTTCGTCGCTGATGTCTTCTATCACGACATCTTTCTTTTTCTGTGGGCTTGGTGCTGGGGCACTGCCACTTGGTGTATCTGATGCACCTTCGCTACGTCCACCCAAAAAAGTGACGTCTTGGGCGACAACTTCTACTTTATTACGCTTTTGGCCATCTTGTTCCCATGTGCGGTTTTGTAAACGACCGCTCACAAGTACTGGGCGCCCTTTAGTGACGTATTGCTGTACACGCTCACCCAATGGGCCCCAAGCAATAACATCTATGTAATCTGTAGCTTCTTGCCAATTACCTGTCGCATCTTTATAGCTACGGTTTAGTGCTAAGCTAAAATTACAGACGCTCTGGCCATTAGCGGTAGAACGCAGTTCTGGGTCACGTGTGAGGTTACCCATGAGGGTGACTTGGTTAAAACTTCTTGCCATTTTGATAATTCTCCTTTGCTACTTTACTTAAGTTATTAGTGAGTCGTTTTTAGTAAGTAGTAATTACTAAAATTTCGGAGGTTATTATTTTTCTTCTTTGGCTTCTTCTTCTCTTTTGGCGTGTTTGGCACGCGCAGCCTTGATGCTTTCTGCCTTTTTAATAGCTTTTACATCTGGCTTGGTTATAAGAAAACGAATTACCTCGTCGGTAATATTTAAGGTAGCTTCTACCTTAGTAACACTCGTAGGTGGCATATCTACGCCATAAAAAACGTACACTGCCATATCATGCCCCTTGATGTTATAGGCCAGCTTACGCTTGCCCCAGTTGTCTTCTGTTGTTACTTTGCCGCCATTAGTCTTTACAATGGCCTTGACCTTATCGGCTGCTTTGTCTAGATCTATTTCAAGATCCGGATCATACAAAATTGCCAGCTCATAGCTGTTCATAAATAGAACTCCTTCCGTTGGCTTAATTATCGCCTACGCGCCCTATTGGCCGTAAGCTGAAGTTAATAGTAGAGCTAGTGTACCAGTTTTACCTCTGTTAGTCAAGCAGCTAAGCGCTCTTTGGCGCGTTTAGATATCGTTGCAAAGTAATCTTCTTGTCTTTTATGGGTAATTGATTTAATAACTTTGACTGGTGTTGTAGGATGATGCTCGGGTAATAGACCAGAATTTCTAGAAAGTTTAAATGCAGGAATAATTGGAGCAGTTGCCTTGTCTAAATATGCGCTAATAACCATCATGCCAAAGTGTCTTTTGGTTTCTTGATCTCTTTCTTCTAAAAATTGCTCTAGTAATTCTGCAGACTTTTGCAAAACCCATGTCCATTGCTTGCTGCATAAAAAGTATCCACGACGCGCAAAGTAATTATCTTTACCATTAACTTTGTTAATATCTTGCTCTGGGAATACTCGTGAGCTTAGCATAGTCTGTAATGCTTTTTCGCCTAACCTAACTATAGAAGGTGTGCGTCTGCTAACATCTACTGCATATTGCGGAACTATATCTGCACACGCCATAATTCCAATAAAGAATTTCTCTTCGTCTGTATCTGGTAAATATGAAATCCCATTACTGAATGCTTCAAAAAGCTTTGGTGTAGTACCTGGGCGCTCAGTAACCGCGAATGCCTGACAACCCTACCACCCTGTCCTTGTAATAAAGCGTGAGTATTCCAGTGAAATATGTGATGATTATCGTCAAAATCATTGCGATGTCATACCCAGGATGGTTTCTCTGATGGCGCAATATGTAATGGAATACCCGTAATCTGGGTCTTACAGGAAAAAACCCATTGCGTATTTCTTCTTCCCATATATCGATTGGTGGTGATTCTATAGATTGCACCACTATGTAATTGGGTT
The Candidatus Nomurabacteria bacterium DNA segment above includes these coding regions:
- a CDS encoding TlyA family RNA methyltransferase — translated: MSQAKQRLDQAVVSRDLALTRSQAENSIRLGYIQVDKKVIQKPGYFVAPSAVITNIAKEIYVSRAGLKLASVAQLLKLDFNGKVVLDVGSSTGGFTDYALQHGAKKVFAVDVGTQQLHPSLRGNTKISLHEQTDIRNFKPTEHIDVVVIDVSFISLRDVLPHIATIISKKTLVVAMCKPQFEAGAGSKHHGVIKNDAMRRRILRDFETWVKQYFIVLHKADSDIKGAKGNIERFYLLKI
- the efp gene encoding elongation factor P encodes the protein MGITDLKKGAVFQMDGHPYKVLEYGQKVMGRGGSIVNVRIKSLIDGKVLQKTFKGNEAIEPADISYKNVQYLYNDAQTYFFMDDDSFEQIEIRADMLEGQTGYLKEGDKVKAQSFDGRVISIELPKNVYLAVTYTEDVVKGDTTSSVLKDATLETGIIVKVPAFIKQGDILSIDTETGAYRERKK
- a CDS encoding four helix bundle protein, whose amino-acid sequence is MQRASVSVCSNIAEGFGRKSYKENDQFYAMANGLLTEPENQILIARGIGYISESNMNSLYEQCVSIYKM
- the rpsR gene encoding 30S ribosomal protein S18 — protein: MAKPKRKPITGAIYFDYKDVKTLQRFTNQFGQIEGRKRSGLTEMQQRRLARAIKQARHIALLPFVANK
- a CDS encoding single-stranded DNA-binding protein, which produces MARSFNQVTLMGNLTRDPELRSTANGQSVCNFSLALNRSYKDATGNWQEATDYIDVIAWGPLGERVQQYVTKGRPVLVSGRLQNRTWEQDGQKRNKVEVVAQDVTFLGGRSEGASDTPSGSAPAPSPQKKKDVVIEDISDEPIDLSEIPF
- the rpsF gene encoding 30S ribosomal protein S6 translates to MNSYELAILYDPDLEIDLDKAADKVKAIVKTNGGKVTTEDNWGKRKLAYNIKGHDMAVYVFYGVDMPPTSVTKVEATLNITDEVIRFLITKPDVKAIKKAESIKAARAKHAKREEEAKEEK